One window of Camelina sativa cultivar DH55 chromosome 4, Cs, whole genome shotgun sequence genomic DNA carries:
- the LOC104783595 gene encoding uncharacterized protein LOC104783595 has protein sequence MLQSLVLYEIFPPLRPHQKVDEEDGEKKKEEEPLKSDFSTKKETESKDEKKQAPRAKKAQATKPQEEPDYFEEKRNLQDLWKAAVLVGIEWKLLDAIYEHIWDFKHLEEALEEGRILYGKNVYVFVNADLSFLKEQVREAKKARQDATTARMQAIEDMSQDDREIFPPLRPHQKVDEEDGEKKKEEEPLKSDFSTKKETESKDEKKQAPRAKKAQATKPQEEPDYFEEKRNLQDLWKAAVLVGIEWKLLDAIYEHIWDFKHLEEALEEGRILYGKNVYVFVNADLSFLKEQVREAKKARQDATTARMQAIEDMSQDDRANLSKH, from the exons ATGTTACAAAGCTTAGTCTTATAT GAGATCTTCCCTCCACTTCGACCCCATCAGAAGGTagatgaagaagacggagagaaaaagaaagaggaagaaccaCTGAAATCTGATTTCTCAACGAAGAAGGAGACTGAGAGTAAAGATGAGAAGAAACAGGCTCCGAGAGCTAAGAAAGCCCAAGCGACCAAACCACAGGAAGAGCCAGACTACTTTGAGGAGAAACGTAACCTGCAAGATTTGTGGAAGGCTGCGGTTCTAGTGGGAATCGAGTGGAAACTGTTAGATGCAATTTATGAACACATTTGGGATTTCAAACATCTTGAAGAAGCATTGGAGGAAGGACGAATTCTCTATGGGAAGAACGTTTATGTTTTCGTCAATGCAGATCTCAGTTTTCTCAAAGAGCAGGTTCGAGAAGCCAAAAAAGCAAGGCAAGATGCAACAACTGCTCGAATGCAAGCAATAGAAGATATGAGCCAAGATGATAGG GAGATCTTCCCTCCACTTCGACCCCATCAGAAGGTagatgaagaagacggagagaaaaagaaagaggaagaaccaCTGAAATCTGATTTCTCAACGAAGAAGGAGACTGAGAGTAAAGATGAGAAGAAACAGGCTCCGAGAGCTAAGAAAGCCCAAGCGACCAAACCACAGGAAGAGCCAGACTACTTTGAGGAGAAACGTAACCTGCAAGATTTGTGGAAGGCTGCGGTTCTAGTGGGAATCGAGTGGAAACTGTTAGATGCAATTTATGAACACATTTGGGATTTCAAACATCTTGAAGAAGCATTGGAGGAAGGACGAATTCTCTATGGGAAGAACGTTTATGTTTTCGTCAATGCAGATCTCAGTTTTCTCAAAGAGCAGGTTCGA